One stretch of Gambusia affinis linkage group LG05, SWU_Gaff_1.0, whole genome shotgun sequence DNA includes these proteins:
- the LOC122831108 gene encoding LOW QUALITY PROTEIN: uncharacterized protein LOC122831108 (The sequence of the model RefSeq protein was modified relative to this genomic sequence to represent the inferred CDS: substituted 2 bases at 2 genomic stop codons), whose product MPRRGRRSEAAKVRWRKLESVPVVAKPGTPTLAPSAWNPTRSPPTKTSRLLEGGLPYQMSPVVRQDEEPRGQSTSPESRRGTGRRHRVETWPASRVTRRSCKLVLPTAEALEKKFALLVGDSHLRAIVDGYCTMPKGNFFLGMLASPGASAEELRLEVLDAVLPRPPEVICLLAPSNNLTASRTFVEAGAAFDALLRATLCXCKYNIHCIYPXSNISENLAYVNLFIYLSQFLQVVVVDFPPRLGVKESVQQLLRQEFQRVAAQRGVRYLPVTEHFPLSSLALWSRDGVHLSDRPGMEVLSQLLEAAVSSQLELSAPKSPAPVMLAPPPPGTASPPAVRRPLPRLVVVGEVAAPRRSDPFAWTVVGGRKSPRGGQVGDGYPQATGRMVDQQGDLLDSSIPPNPVWFSPTLLEEMDRIVPASGLDAPLPTRSPTRKKKTSPRRRPISDPSKLNPVERQMEGAPRETTTPARRQARSPVPPMDVESSSVPLEDHVRDGSCQTSALEPGISGPPVLSVSASHSQADKRYAAFSRNHQCTCMALTFLAYHNEGLQFDTVLLDRVIEKGDQLYVGVKQQLISDGTFRDDHLTFEEMPDHVLTDRNIYAVHTTGLRVGHVFAGSGSPQGSRQLGLPLALQLECLSENVTHAFLLVTPECIAVFRDRCGRFGVFDSHSRNSAGLPHPSGTAVMMTFCKLSDMVNHLLKLFRNRGPNATYEFVPVGFVRENYNPSEDLAFQNVSPVATKVSPTGLKQKSPSDEKEMPPWLREIANILEETVPTIPNVSKAPKAKRRKIRDRVKAQQGQNVETKIKQSSYGKDRYVKSPTYRTKKLQALKKTYILKQAERKDQLNKRYKLDAPFRIARKNYEYLRYNYIPSYRAKHKEYMREYIWQRFKTDPVFKSQKKINMSERIRQRFKSDPDFRKRQKQIMSERMRERFRNDPIFRSRQKRIMSEHMKEKYHRKPDYRFKHNKKCVANRRIRLSREVISKKLKLEHALRIRRKYKRNVGFQLETQRPLMSDKMKAAIQNFYKNIQNGPTYVCTVCHRALFPNQVKHCKRGKYTKNMRVVADCLTGTYVHVCGSACSTPCSVPEERMGEWICYTCDSHLTRGKMPSIAAANNLHLASVPTELAELNVLERQLIAKILPFAKIVSLPKGQQRAIHGAVVCVPSDMETVVNSLPRPREEAQLLQVKLKRKTKYKGYQYFYTVNMKNVLGALRKLKESHPDYKDVTINESATFEGFQDDQPVEDADLQAEEAEMDAATDQQPDHIGAEHQALRPGLILDTCMQPPDIAQEVLSYGEGIFSIAPAQGNKPISFFSVPRLEAKAYPHMDIQYVLDEYSCIEYMMSYIAKPEHEMAQFLKSVVDDLKTANVSQRDEMKKIMQAYSKQRETKTV is encoded by the exons ATGCCCCGTCGAGGACGACGCTCGGAGGCGGCCAAGGTGAgatggaggaagctggagagtgTGCCGGTCGTCGCCAAG cCTGGGACACCAACGCTCGCACCCAGCGCTTGGAACCCGACTCGGTCTCCGCCGACGAAG aCGTCCCGACTGCTGGAGGGTGGCCTGCCCTACCAG ATGTCGCCCGTGGTTCGTCAGGACGAGGAGCCCCGTGGGCAGTCGACTTCTCCGGAGTCGC GTCGTGGGACGGGGCGTCGCCATCGCGTGGAGACGTGGCCAGCTTCCCGGGTGACCAGACGGAGCTGCAAGTTGGTTCTGCCTACTGCCGAGGCTCTGGAGAAGAAG tttgctctTTTGGTTGGTGATTCCCATCTGCGTGCTATTGTGGATGGGTATTGTACCATGCCAAAGGGCAACTTCTTCTTAGGGATGCTTGCATCTCCCGGAGCTTCTGCGGAAGAGTTGCGGCTTGAGGTGCTGGATGCAGTTCTGCCTCGGCCCCCCGAGGTGATCTGTCTTCTGGCCCCAAGTAACAACTTGACCGCCAGCAGGACCTTCGTGGAGGCCGGAGCGGCGTTTGACGCTTTGTTGCGTGCAACTCTCTGCTAATGTAAGTATAATATCCACTGCATTTATCCATAATCAAATATATCAGAAAACCTGGCATatgttaatttgttcatttactTGTCTCAATTTTTACAGGTGGTCGTTGTGGACTTTCCCCCACGCCTTGGCGTGAAGGAAAGTGTGCAACAGCTGCTGCGGCAGGAGTTTCAACGTGTGGCTGCTCAGAGAG gTGTTCGGTACTTGCCTGTCACTGAACACTTCCCGTTGAGCAGCCTAGCCTTGTGGAGCAGGGACGGC GTTCATTTGAGCGATCGTCCTGGGATGGAGGTCCTTTCTCAGTTGCTTGAGGCGGCGGTCTCTTCGCAACTTGAGTTAAGTGCACCGAAATCTCCAGCTCCTGTGATGTTGGCTCCTCCCCCTCCTGGGACGGCATCCCCCCCCGCGGTGAGACGTCCCCTGCCCCGGCTGGTTGTGGTTGGTGAGGTGGCTGCTCCTCGTCGTTCTGACCCCTTCGCCTGGACTGTGGTTGGTGGTCGTAAG TCGCCTCGCGGGGGCCAGGTTGGTGATGGCTATCCACAGGCCACTGGGAGGATGGTTGACCAACAG GGAGACCTGCTGGATTCTTCCATCCCCCCGAATCCTGTGTGGTTCAGCCCAACGTTGCTGGAGGAGATGGACCGGATCGTTCCTGCGTCTGGCCTTGACGCTCCGTTACCTACACGTTCTCCGACGAGGaagaag aagaCGAGTCCGAGGCGTCGTCCAATTTCCGATCCCTCCAAGCTGAATCCGGTGGAGCGGCAG ATGGAGGGAGCGCCGAGAGAGACCACCACGCCAGCTCGTCGCCAGGCACGGAGTCCGGTCCCCCCGATGGACGTCGAGTCCTCTTCCGTGCCACTGGAGGACCATGTCCGGGATGGGAGCTGCCAG ACTTCTGCGCTGGAACCCGGTATCAGCGGTCCACCTGTCCTGTCGGTAAGTGCCTCACATTCTCAAGCCGACAAAAGGTATGCTGCATTTTCCCGCAATCACCAGTGCACATGCATGGCACTCACATTTTTAGCGTACCACAATGAAGGATTGCAGTTTGACACAGTGTTGCTTGACAGAGTGATTGAAAAAGGAGACCAACTTTATGTCGGCGTTAAACAGCAACTGATCAGTGATGGAACGTTTCGTGATGATCACTTGACCTTTGAAGAGATGCCTGACCATGTGCTGACAGACAGGAACATCTACGCAGTACACACAACTGGTTTAAGGGTAGGTCATGTTTTTGCTGGTAGCGGGAGCCCTCAAGGATCTCGACAATTGGGTTTGCCTCTTGCCCTGCAACTGGAATGTCTGTCGGAAAATGTCACCCATGCTTTTCTTTTGGTGACtccagaatgcattgcagttTTCAGGGACAGATGCGGTCGGTTTGGAGTTTTTGATTCCCACTCAAGAAATTCAGCAGGCCTGCCCCACCCCAGTGGAACTGCAGTAATGATGACTTTCTGCAAACTGTCTGACATGGTCAACCATCTGCTGAAGCTTTTTCGAAACCGCGGCCCCAATGCCACCTATGAGTTTGTGCCAGTAGGTTTTGTCAGGGAGAATTACAACCCCTCTGAGGATTTGGCCTTTCAGAACGTTTCACCTGTAGCCACAAAGGTAAGTCCAACTGGTTTGAAGCAAAAGAGTCCCTCTGATGAAAAGGAAATGCCTCCTTGGCTTAGAGAAATTGCAAACATATTAGAAGAGACAGTTCCAACCATTCCAAATGTGTCAAAAGCACCAAAAGCCAAGAGAAGAAAGATTAGGGACAGGGTTAAAGCACAGCAAGGACAGAAcgtagaaacaaaaataaaacaaagttcttATGGAAAAGACAGATATGTAAAATCTCCAACATATAGGACCAAAAAACTGCAGGCCttgaaaaaaacatacattcttAAGCAGGCAGAGAGAAAGGACCAGCTCAACAAAAGATACAAATTAGATGCACCATTCCGCATAGCTCgaaaaaattatgaatatttaagATACAACTACATCCCCAGCTACAGAGCCAAACATAAAGAATACATGCGTGAGTACATATGGCAACGATTCAAAACCGATCCCGTtttcaaaagccaaaaaaaaataaacatgagtgAGCGTATAAGGCAACGATTCAAAAGTGATCCTGATTTCAGAAAacgacaaaaacaaattatgagtGAGCGTATGAGGGAACGATTCAGAAATGATCCCATTTTCAGAAGCCGACAAAAAAGAATTATGAGTGAGCATATGAAGGAGAAGTATCACAGAAAGCCTGATTATCGGTTCAAACATAATAAGAAATGTGTTGCCAACAGGAGAATCAGGCTATCAAGGGAAGTAATTtccaaaaaactcaaattggAGCATGCTTTGCGGATCAGAAGGAAGTACAAACGAAATGTAGGCTTCCAACTAGAAACACAACGCCCTCTGATGAgtgacaaaatgaaagctgCGATACAAAACTTTTATAAGAACATTCAAAATGGACCCACATATGTTTGCACTGTGTGTCACAGAGCTCTTTTCCCCAATCAAGTAAAGCACTGTAAACGAGGTAAATATACTAAGAATATGCGTGTGGTAGCTGATTGTCTAACAGGTACGTATGTTCATGTGTGTGGATCTGCATGCTCTACCCCATGCTCTGTACCCGAAGAGAGGATGGGGGAGTGGATCTGCTACACATGTGACAGCCATCTAACTAGAGGAAAGATGCCATCGATTGCTGCTGCCAATAACCTTCACCTGGCTTCGGTTCCCACAGAGCTTGCGGAATTGAATGTACTTGAAAGGCAATTAATTGCAAAGATTTTACCTTTTGCAAAAATTGTTTCCTTGCCAAAAGGACAGCAAAGGGCAATTCATGgagctgttgtttgtgttccttCTGACATGGAAACAGTTGTAAACAGTCTTCCAAGGCCCCGTGAGGAAGCCCAGCTTTTACAGGTGAAGCTGAAGAGGAAAACCAAGTACAAAGGGTACCAATACTTTTACACGGTCaatatgaaaaatgtcttgGGTGCACTAAGAAAGCTTAAAGAGAGTCACCCAGATTACAAAGATGTAACTATAAATGAAAGTGCAACATTTGAGGGTTTCCAAGATGACCAGCCAGTTGAGGATGCTGATCTACAGGCAGAGGAGGCTGAAATGGATGCAGCAACAGACCAGCAGCCTGACCACATAGGGGCAGAGCATCAGGCACTTCGCCCTGGTCTGATCTTGGACACCTGCATGCAGCCTCCTGACATAGCACAGGAGGTATTATCATATGGAGAAGGGATTTTCAGCATTGCGCCGGCTCAGGGGAACAAGCCCATCTCCTTCTTCAGTGTTCCAAGACTTGAAGCCAAGGCATACCCT CACATGGACATTCAGTATGTGCTTGATGAGTACAGCTGCATTGAGTACATGATGTCCTACATAGCCAAGCCAGAGCATGAAATGGCGCAGTTCCTCAAGTCTGTTGTAGATGATTTAAAGACGGCCAATGTTAGCCAACGCGACGAGATGAAAAAGATCATGCAGGCTTATTCAAAACAGAGAGAG aCGAAGACGGTGTAA